The proteins below are encoded in one region of Clostridium fermenticellae:
- the rnr gene encoding ribonuclease R: MNIREVILSFMKEQAYKPMNIFELQRIFEISKEDRKEFSKVLKSMEKDGEIVKTRTDYYGIPDRMGLVVGKVQGHQKGFAFIIPEKEDVPDVFIPSSYLNGAMNGDKVVAKVNKQSGNGKKCEGEIIRILERANKTIIGTYEDSKNFGFVVPEEIRIYQDIFISKHCKGSARTGDIVIAEITTWPEKRRNPEGKIVEVIGKKGDKGIDILTIIKKNNLPEKFPEKVQAYADSIPDDIPDKEYRRRKDLRNLTVVTIDGEDAKDLDDAVSLEKLPNGNYHLGVHIADVSNYVTEKNPIDKEALKRGNSVYLIDRVIPMLPKKLSNGVCSLNPKVDRMTLSCFMEIDKTGKVVEYNITESIINSNERMTYTDVTKILRDHDEETIKKYDYLVDKFKLMEELCKVLYKKRILRGAIDFDFEECKIILDEKGKPVEIKPYERAIANRIIEEFMLVCNETIAEHMFWNNTPFVYRIHEDPDDEKLMRFNEFVHNLGYVVKMNKEKVHPKSLQEVVEKVRGKAEEIVVNTLLLRSMKQARYSPECVGHFGLAARYYCHFTSPIRRYPDLIIHRIIKEFINGGLDQKRCSKLMPQVEYASKHSSEMERIAQDAEREVDDLKKAEYMSERIGQEFEGIISSVTNFGMFVELPNTIEGLVHMSTLEDDYYIYDEKHLSLIGERTKKIFRLGDKVKIKVSRVDMFAHEIYFDLLREDKEEEGISKA, encoded by the coding sequence TTGAATATAAGAGAAGTAATATTGAGTTTTATGAAAGAGCAGGCATATAAGCCTATGAATATATTTGAACTTCAAAGGATATTTGAGATATCAAAAGAGGATAGAAAAGAATTTTCAAAGGTATTGAAGTCAATGGAGAAAGATGGGGAAATAGTTAAGACACGTACAGATTATTATGGAATACCTGATAGGATGGGACTTGTAGTTGGAAAAGTTCAAGGTCATCAGAAGGGGTTTGCATTTATAATACCGGAGAAGGAGGATGTACCGGATGTATTTATACCATCATCTTATTTAAACGGAGCAATGAATGGTGATAAGGTAGTTGCCAAAGTAAATAAACAGAGCGGTAATGGCAAGAAATGTGAAGGCGAGATTATAAGAATACTTGAAAGAGCGAATAAAACAATAATAGGAACATATGAGGATAGTAAGAATTTTGGTTTTGTAGTTCCAGAAGAAATTAGAATATATCAGGATATCTTTATATCTAAACATTGTAAAGGTAGTGCCAGAACCGGGGATATTGTCATAGCAGAAATAACTACATGGCCTGAGAAAAGAAGAAACCCGGAAGGAAAAATAGTGGAGGTCATTGGTAAAAAGGGCGATAAAGGAATAGATATACTCACTATAATAAAGAAAAATAATCTCCCTGAAAAGTTTCCAGAAAAAGTTCAGGCATATGCTGATTCGATACCTGATGATATACCTGATAAGGAATATAGAAGAAGAAAAGATTTAAGAAATTTGACAGTTGTAACTATAGATGGAGAAGATGCAAAAGACTTAGATGATGCAGTTTCATTAGAAAAGCTTCCAAATGGTAATTATCATCTGGGAGTACACATTGCGGATGTATCAAATTATGTAACAGAAAAAAATCCTATAGATAAGGAAGCTTTAAAAAGGGGAAATTCCGTCTATTTAATAGATAGAGTAATACCTATGCTTCCTAAAAAATTATCGAACGGAGTCTGCAGTTTAAATCCTAAAGTTGATAGGATGACTTTAAGCTGTTTTATGGAAATAGATAAAACAGGTAAGGTTGTTGAGTACAATATAACTGAAAGTATTATAAATAGTAATGAGAGGATGACTTATACTGATGTTACAAAAATACTCAGGGACCATGATGAGGAAACTATAAAGAAGTATGATTATTTGGTAGACAAATTTAAACTTATGGAGGAACTGTGCAAGGTACTTTATAAAAAGAGAATTTTAAGAGGGGCTATTGATTTCGATTTTGAAGAATGTAAGATAATATTGGATGAAAAAGGTAAGCCTGTTGAAATAAAACCTTATGAGAGAGCAATAGCAAATAGAATAATAGAAGAATTTATGCTTGTTTGCAATGAAACAATAGCAGAGCATATGTTTTGGAATAATACACCTTTTGTATATAGGATCCATGAAGACCCGGATGATGAAAAACTTATGAGGTTTAATGAGTTTGTTCATAATTTAGGATATGTTGTGAAAATGAACAAAGAAAAGGTACATCCCAAATCTCTTCAGGAGGTAGTTGAAAAGGTAAGAGGGAAAGCTGAAGAAATAGTTGTAAATACTCTTCTCCTTCGTTCAATGAAGCAGGCGAGATACTCACCAGAATGTGTCGGACATTTTGGACTGGCAGCAAGATATTATTGTCATTTTACTTCGCCTATAAGAAGATATCCTGATCTTATAATTCACAGGATAATAAAAGAATTTATAAATGGTGGATTAGATCAAAAGAGATGTTCTAAACTTATGCCGCAGGTTGAATATGCATCAAAACATTCTTCTGAGATGGAAAGGATTGCTCAGGATGCCGAAAGGGAAGTTGATGATCTTAAGAAGGCTGAGTATATGAGTGAAAGAATCGGCCAGGAATTTGAAGGTATAATATCGTCTGTAACAAATTTTGGAATGTTTGTAGAACTTCCCAATACTATTGAGGGACTTGTACATATGAGTACTCTGGAGGATGATTATTATATTTATGATGAAAAGCAT
- the secG gene encoding preprotein translocase subunit SecG, whose translation MKTLLIIFETIIAIAIIAVILVQPGKTNGLSGFISGGVSETFYSKNKSRTSEAMLIRTTVVLSVIFAALCIIQNLIK comes from the coding sequence TTGAAAACCTTGCTTATAATTTTTGAAACTATAATAGCAATTGCAATAATAGCAGTTATTTTAGTTCAGCCTGGTAAAACAAATGGATTAAGTGGTTTTATTTCAGGAGGGGTCAGTGAAACATTTTATTCTAAAAACAAATCGAGAACTTCCGAGGCTATGCTTATTAGAACAACAGTTGTGCTTTCAGTAATATTTGCAGCTCTTTGTATTATTCAGAATTTGATAAAATAA
- a CDS encoding transposase encodes MSKSYLKQLLTYINRVYDIGEKINSLKNKIIKSPAKVSTIAFVVLFGFMLQIRSFNRLEHWIEKNKFKKVLPKNTKMLRIDAVRRFLNDFDLDGLKNINKHIIKTTAKNKVFRNGTIDGLKVAAIDGVELFDSIKKSCNNCLTRVDKKGITHHFHRSVVCAMVGCDPHIVLDQEMLESQKDSSGKDEGEITAGKRLIKKLYKKYHHFADIIVADALYCNATWIKEVLSIGMNAVVRVKDERLHIVKDALALFKCREADKNWIVRKNTNIYTKIKAWEDDNFEMSDKDIKVRFLRFVEEIHTGDRIEIKEGWIITTDKFTSVESLWKIMHKRWDIENNIFHQLKTEWHLDHCFLHSPTGVETVLMFIIIAFNLMQLYFFRCIRGFREKNMLQMDIIEDIKDERFTIEDNWNNPIFGKT; translated from the coding sequence ATGAGTAAAAGTTATTTGAAACAGCTACTCACTTATATTAACAGGGTATATGATATAGGTGAAAAAATCAATAGTTTAAAAAATAAAATAATAAAATCTCCAGCAAAAGTTTCAACAATAGCTTTCGTAGTATTATTTGGATTCATGCTTCAAATAAGAAGTTTCAATAGATTAGAACATTGGATTGAAAAGAATAAATTTAAAAAGGTATTACCTAAAAATACTAAAATGCTACGCATTGACGCCGTTAGGCGTTTCTTGAATGATTTTGATCTTGATGGCTTAAAAAATATCAACAAGCACATAATAAAAACTACTGCGAAGAATAAAGTATTTAGAAATGGTACTATAGATGGTTTAAAGGTAGCTGCCATAGATGGTGTAGAACTATTTGACAGTATTAAAAAATCTTGTAACAACTGCCTTACAAGGGTTGATAAAAAAGGTATAACGCATCATTTTCACAGATCAGTAGTTTGTGCAATGGTTGGTTGTGATCCACATATTGTTTTAGATCAGGAAATGCTTGAATCCCAAAAAGATAGTTCAGGTAAAGATGAAGGAGAAATTACTGCCGGCAAACGTTTAATTAAAAAGCTATATAAAAAATATCATCACTTTGCGGATATCATTGTAGCTGATGCTTTGTATTGTAATGCTACATGGATAAAAGAAGTACTCTCTATAGGAATGAATGCTGTAGTTAGAGTAAAAGATGAACGTCTTCACATTGTAAAAGACGCATTAGCTTTATTTAAATGCCGTGAGGCAGATAAGAACTGGATTGTAAGAAAAAATACAAATATCTACACAAAGATTAAGGCATGGGAAGATGATAATTTTGAAATGTCTGATAAGGATATAAAAGTAAGGTTCTTGAGGTTTGTGGAAGAAATTCATACTGGAGACAGAATAGAGATTAAAGAAGGATGGATCATAACAACAGATAAATTTACATCAGTAGAAAGCCTGTGGAAGATAATGCATAAAAGATGGGACATTGAAAATAATATATTTCATCAACTGAAGACGGAATGGCATTTAGATCACTGTTTTCTTCATAGCCCTACGGGCGTAGAAACAGTTTTAATGTTTATAATAATAGCATTTAATTTAATGCAGTTATACTTTTTTAGGTGTATAAGGGGTTTTAGAGAAAAGAATATGCTTCAAATGGATATTATTGAAGATATAAAAGATGAAAGATTTACTATAGAAGATAATTGGAATAACCCTATATTTGGAAAGACATAA
- a CDS encoding acyltransferase, which translates to MDVMRALAIITVIFIHVTALMLSYSTVNTKIYMQSLLVNQLARFSVPAFITLSGIGLSISYKEGQGYFKFLAHRLYKVIPRYIIWCVIYIYIIKKTLNISLIANNILYGSAFYHLYFVPLIIQFYIIFPLVHKIIGSKLSLIINFIITMLILVGVHNYIFPGIIQNFFDRKNMLDWLFYFSFGAFIGNNLTAFLNLLKKFRKIVFVSFILVIFGFIYEIVLNARFNRNIDYSTTFLRPSILIYSTVVILLIFSINWKENFFMRIVQYISKSSYGVFLSHALVLYYFSKYYTDNMININSIGFLIKGFFITFFGGIIINQIRKFP; encoded by the coding sequence ATGGATGTAATGAGAGCACTTGCTATTATTACGGTTATTTTTATACATGTAACTGCATTAATGCTTTCTTACAGTACAGTTAATACAAAAATTTATATGCAGTCACTTTTGGTAAATCAGTTAGCAAGATTTTCGGTTCCGGCTTTTATAACTCTATCTGGAATAGGTCTTTCAATTAGTTACAAAGAAGGTCAAGGATATTTCAAGTTTTTGGCTCACAGATTGTATAAAGTGATTCCGAGGTATATTATATGGTGTGTTATATATATTTATATTATAAAGAAAACACTTAATATATCTTTAATTGCTAATAATATTTTGTATGGAAGTGCTTTTTATCATTTATATTTTGTTCCATTAATAATTCAGTTTTATATTATATTTCCACTTGTACATAAAATTATAGGATCTAAATTATCATTGATTATAAATTTTATAATTACTATGCTTATTTTAGTTGGGGTACATAATTATATATTTCCAGGTATTATCCAAAATTTTTTTGACAGGAAAAATATGTTAGATTGGCTGTTCTATTTTTCATTTGGAGCATTTATAGGAAATAATTTAACTGCATTTTTAAATTTACTTAAGAAATTTAGAAAAATAGTGTTTGTATCATTTATTTTAGTTATATTTGGATTTATATATGAGATTGTATTAAATGCCAGATTTAATAGGAATATTGATTATTCAACTACATTTTTAAGACCAAGTATTCTGATATACAGTACAGTGGTTATACTACTAATTTTCAGTATAAATTGGAAAGAAAATTTCTTCATGAGAATAGTACAATATATATCAAAATCATCTTATGGTGTTTTTTTATCGCATGCATTGGTATTATATTATTTTTCGAAGTATTATACTGATAATATGATAAATATAAATAGTATAGGATTTTTGATAAAAGGCTTTTTTATTACATTTTTTGGTGGAATTATTATAAACCAGATAAGAAAATTTCCATAA
- a CDS encoding ClC family H(+)/Cl(-) exchange transporter yields the protein MKNIISEENKDNILLHWYSSRLKLVLEGILVGIITGFVIVLFRVSIEKLTDAVNKIYQMIKVNLWAMPLWIILLIAVGYLLGKIVKSDPMTGGSGIPQVEGVLLRKLDMKWYRVIIGKFIGGTLGIGLGLSLGREGPSVQLGAAVGQGVSRMLKKIKIEEKYLITSGASAGLAAAFNAPLAGTIFALEEVHKNFSPLILISAFSAALSSDFITSEFFGFKPIFDFKNISPIPLRYYAFIFIFAIIIGIMGVVFNIALLKSQTLYSKLKWIPDEFNAVIPLLISVIFAFWLPYVLGGGNKLIMQLTYIHFSIGFILLLLIVKFLFTMVCYGSGAPGGIFLPLLAIGAIIGCAYGNVITNMFGINTMYINNFIILGMTGYFTAVVKSPITGIILITEMTGTFNNFLSLSIVAIIAYLTSDALGSDPIYESLLEKFLANNSKNEKVRIGNSKQKFILQISVCMGSYLDGKKVREVDWPEYCLVTEIKRGSQKIIPNGNTGISAGDYITILTNEDMAGKVNDKLMYMSQDKLYFDENKS from the coding sequence GTGAAGAATATAATTTCGGAAGAAAATAAAGATAATATTTTACTTCACTGGTATAGTTCTAGATTGAAGTTAGTATTAGAAGGAATTCTTGTTGGAATAATTACAGGATTTGTAATTGTACTTTTTAGGGTTAGTATAGAAAAGTTAACAGACGCTGTAAATAAGATATACCAGATGATTAAAGTTAATCTATGGGCTATGCCATTATGGATTATATTACTTATAGCAGTAGGCTATCTACTAGGTAAAATAGTTAAGAGTGATCCTATGACAGGAGGAAGTGGGATTCCACAAGTTGAAGGAGTCTTGCTTAGAAAACTTGACATGAAGTGGTATAGAGTTATTATTGGAAAGTTTATTGGTGGCACTCTTGGGATTGGATTAGGACTTTCGCTTGGAAGAGAAGGCCCATCAGTTCAACTTGGAGCAGCTGTTGGTCAGGGAGTAAGCAGGATGCTAAAGAAGATAAAAATAGAAGAAAAGTACTTGATTACAAGTGGTGCAAGTGCTGGACTTGCTGCTGCCTTTAATGCACCTTTAGCTGGAACTATATTTGCTTTAGAAGAAGTACACAAGAATTTTTCACCTTTAATTTTGATTTCTGCTTTTTCTGCAGCATTATCATCAGACTTTATTACAAGTGAATTTTTTGGATTTAAACCTATATTTGATTTTAAAAATATATCGCCAATACCATTAAGATACTATGCATTTATATTCATATTTGCCATTATAATAGGAATTATGGGAGTTGTTTTTAATATAGCACTTTTAAAAAGTCAAACATTATATTCAAAACTAAAATGGATTCCCGATGAATTTAATGCAGTAATTCCTCTTTTGATTTCTGTGATATTTGCATTTTGGCTTCCTTATGTATTGGGTGGTGGAAATAAGCTCATAATGCAGCTTACATATATACATTTTTCAATAGGTTTTATTCTGCTTTTACTTATCGTTAAGTTTTTATTTACTATGGTATGTTATGGATCTGGTGCACCGGGTGGAATATTTTTACCACTTCTTGCTATAGGTGCAATAATTGGATGTGCATATGGAAATGTAATTACAAATATGTTCGGAATAAATACAATGTATATAAATAATTTTATAATACTTGGTATGACAGGATATTTTACAGCTGTTGTAAAGTCACCCATAACAGGAATTATATTAATTACCGAAATGACAGGAACATTTAATAATTTTCTTTCGTTAAGTATTGTAGCTATAATAGCATATTTAACTTCAGATGCATTAGGGTCAGATCCTATTTATGAGTCACTGCTCGAGAAATTTTTAGCAAATAACTCAAAGAATGAAAAGGTGAGGATAGGTAATAGTAAACAAAAATTTATACTTCAAATATCTGTTTGTATGGGTTCATACTTAGATGGTAAAAAAGTTAGAGAAGTAGATTGGCCAGAGTATTGTCTGGTAACTGAAATAAAAAGAGGATCTCAAAAGATAATACCAAATGGAAATACTGGTATAAGTGCTGGTGATTACATTACAATTCTTACAAATGAGGATATGGCGGGTAAAGTGAATGATAAATTGATGTATATGTCACAAGATAAGTTGTATTTTGATGAAAATAAAAGTTGA
- the eno gene encoding phosphopyruvate hydratase, with protein MKNYVEIVDVAARQILDSRCNPTIEVEVVLEDGTIGRASVPSGASTGAFEAVELRDEDKSKYFGKGVLKAIDNVNNIIAEELIGVNVFDQVYIDKAIINLDGTPNKANLGANAMLGVSLACSKAAANYLGLSLYNYIGGVNAKVLPIPMMNIINGGKHADNNVDLQEFMIMPAGAPSFSEALRMSAEVYHTLKSLLKSKGYDTGVGDEGGFAPNLKSNEEAIKIIVEAIEKAGYEPGKQIFIALDPASSELYENGKYNLKGEGRVLTAEQMVDYYVELVNKYPIISLEDGMAEEDWDGWKILTQKLGDRIQLVGDDLFVTNTSRLKNGIEKGVANSILIKLNQIGTLTETLNAIEMAERAGYTAVVSHRSGETEDTTISDLVVAVNAGQIKTGAPARTERVAKYNQLLRIEEELEEVAEYRGLDAFYNVKNIKKQHS; from the coding sequence ATGAAAAATTATGTTGAAATTGTTGATGTTGCTGCCAGACAAATATTAGATTCAAGATGCAATCCTACAATTGAAGTTGAGGTTGTACTTGAGGATGGAACAATTGGCAGAGCATCTGTACCATCGGGAGCATCTACAGGTGCTTTTGAAGCTGTAGAATTAAGAGATGAAGATAAATCCAAATACTTTGGTAAGGGAGTTCTTAAAGCTATTGATAATGTAAATAATATAATAGCTGAAGAGTTGATTGGAGTAAATGTATTTGATCAGGTGTATATTGACAAGGCAATAATAAATTTGGATGGTACCCCTAATAAAGCAAACCTGGGGGCTAATGCAATGCTTGGAGTGTCACTTGCCTGTTCGAAGGCTGCAGCAAATTATCTTGGATTAAGTTTGTATAATTATATAGGAGGGGTAAATGCAAAAGTTTTACCTATACCTATGATGAATATAATAAACGGAGGAAAGCATGCAGATAATAATGTTGACCTTCAAGAATTTATGATTATGCCGGCTGGAGCTCCAAGTTTTAGTGAGGCTCTTAGAATGAGTGCTGAGGTATATCATACACTTAAATCACTTTTAAAGTCAAAAGGTTATGATACAGGAGTTGGAGATGAGGGCGGATTTGCTCCAAATTTGAAGTCAAATGAAGAGGCAATCAAGATAATAGTTGAGGCAATAGAAAAAGCAGGATACGAGCCAGGAAAACAAATTTTTATAGCCTTAGATCCAGCTTCATCTGAATTATATGAAAATGGGAAATATAATTTAAAAGGCGAAGGAAGGGTTTTAACTGCAGAGCAAATGGTAGATTACTATGTAGAGCTAGTGAATAAATATCCTATAATATCTCTTGAAGATGGTATGGCAGAAGAGGATTGGGATGGCTGGAAGATACTTACTCAAAAGCTTGGTGATAGAATACAACTTGTAGGAGATGATTTGTTTGTCACAAATACAAGTAGACTTAAGAACGGCATAGAAAAAGGTGTGGCAAATTCTATACTAATAAAATTAAATCAAATAGGTACGTTAACTGAAACACTTAATGCTATAGAGATGGCTGAAAGAGCAGGATATACGGCAGTTGTTTCCCACAGATCCGGAGAAACAGAAGATACAACAATATCAGATTTGGTTGTTGCAGTTAATGCTGGTCAGATAAAGACAGGAGCTCCAGCTAGAACAGAAAGAGTTGCAAAATATAATCAGCTTCTAAGAATAGAGGAAGAATTAGAAGAAGTAGCAGAGTATAGAGGATTAGATGCTTTTTATAATGTTAAAAATATAAAGAAGCAACATTCTTAA
- the gpmI gene encoding 2,3-bisphosphoglycerate-independent phosphoglycerate mutase, giving the protein MSKKPVLLMILDGFGLTDKKDGNAVTAAYKPNIDKLWQNYPHTQISASGKSVGLPEGQMGNSEVGHLNIGAGRVVYQSLTRITKSIENGDFFKNPEINKAMDNASRNNSTLHLLGLLSPGGVHSHINHLKGLLKLTKQKGLQKVYVHAFLDGRDVPPASAKTYIEDIEDFMKETGVGKIATVSGRYYAMDRDKRWERIQLAYNALVLGKGETAESAIEAVEKSYKDNKTDEFVLPTVVVKDKDTVIKNNDSVIFFNFRPDRARELTRAINDRVFDGFSRERLKLTFVTMTEYDSTIEGVDVAFKNETYVNTLGEYISSIGKKQLRIAETEKYAHVTFFFNGGVEKPNPGEDRVLIPSPKVATYDMQPEMSAYTVTEKLLGKLDEDKYDLIILNFANPDMVGHTGVFDAAKKAIEAVDVCVGKIMDKILGKDGVAFVTADHGNAEQMIDYSTGKPMTAHTTDPVPFIYVAKDAKPLRDSGILADIAPTILQVMGVEIPKEMTGKSLLR; this is encoded by the coding sequence ATGAGTAAAAAACCAGTTTTATTAATGATACTCGATGGATTTGGATTAACAGATAAGAAAGATGGAAATGCAGTAACAGCAGCATATAAACCAAATATAGATAAGTTATGGCAGAACTATCCACATACACAGATTAGTGCAAGTGGAAAGAGTGTTGGACTTCCAGAAGGTCAGATGGGAAATTCGGAAGTTGGACATTTAAATATAGGTGCAGGAAGAGTTGTTTATCAATCACTCACAAGAATAACTAAGTCAATAGAAAATGGTGACTTTTTTAAAAACCCGGAAATAAACAAGGCTATGGATAATGCCTCTAGAAATAACTCTACACTTCACTTATTGGGACTTTTGTCACCAGGTGGAGTACATTCTCATATTAATCATTTAAAAGGTCTTTTAAAACTTACAAAGCAAAAGGGACTTCAGAAGGTTTATGTTCATGCATTTTTAGATGGAAGGGATGTTCCACCGGCCTCTGCCAAAACTTATATAGAAGATATTGAAGATTTTATGAAAGAAACTGGTGTAGGTAAAATAGCTACCGTATCTGGAAGGTATTATGCTATGGATAGAGACAAAAGGTGGGAAAGAATACAACTTGCTTATAATGCTTTGGTACTTGGAAAAGGTGAAACAGCAGAAAGTGCAATAGAAGCAGTGGAAAAATCATATAAGGATAATAAAACAGATGAGTTTGTACTTCCTACTGTTGTAGTAAAAGATAAAGATACGGTTATAAAAAATAATGATTCTGTAATTTTCTTTAACTTTAGACCAGATAGAGCAAGAGAACTTACGAGAGCTATAAATGACAGGGTATTTGATGGATTTTCAAGAGAGAGGTTGAAACTTACATTTGTAACCATGACAGAGTATGATTCAACTATAGAAGGTGTAGATGTAGCTTTCAAAAATGAAACTTATGTGAATACATTAGGTGAGTATATAAGCAGCATTGGTAAAAAACAACTCAGGATAGCAGAGACAGAAAAATATGCTCATGTTACATTTTTCTTTAATGGAGGAGTAGAAAAACCAAATCCAGGGGAAGACAGAGTACTTATACCATCACCGAAGGTGGCTACTTACGATATGCAGCCAGAAATGAGTGCTTATACAGTGACAGAGAAGCTTTTAGGAAAATTAGATGAAGATAAATATGATTTAATAATACTAAATTTTGCAAATCCAGATATGGTAGGACATACTGGTGTATTTGATGCCGCTAAAAAGGCTATAGAGGCTGTTGATGTATGCGTAGGGAAAATTATGGATAAGATATTAGGAAAAGATGGAGTAGCATTTGTAACAGCAGATCATGGAAATGCAGAGCAAATGATTGACTATTCTACAGGAAAACCTATGACTGCACATACAACAGACCCGGTACCGTTCATATATGTTGCAAAGGACGCTAAACCATTAAGAGATAGTGGTATATTGGCTGATATAGCACCGACTATTTTACAGGTAATGGGAGTAGAAATCCCTAAAGAGATGACAGGGAAAAGTCTCCTAAGATAG
- the tpiA gene encoding triose-phosphate isomerase, which produces MRKAIIAGNWKMNNTVDEAKKLVKELIPLVSDAKCDVVVCPTFVCLDAVLKAVSGTNIKVGAQNMYFEEKGAFTGEISPSMLEKMGVDYVIIGHSERRQYFNETDETVNKKVKKTFEHNMIPIICCGETLEEREANVTNEVLGRQIKLDLAGLTNEQIQQLVVAYEPIWAIGTGKTATDEQANKTIGYIRSVIASIYGKETAEKTRIQYGGSVKPATIKAQMAKPEIDGALVGGASLKAADFSAIVNY; this is translated from the coding sequence ATGAGAAAAGCAATAATAGCAGGAAACTGGAAGATGAATAACACAGTTGATGAAGCTAAAAAGCTAGTTAAAGAATTAATACCTTTAGTAAGTGATGCAAAATGTGACGTGGTTGTATGTCCAACATTTGTATGTCTGGATGCTGTGTTAAAAGCTGTTAGTGGTACAAATATAAAAGTTGGCGCACAAAATATGTATTTTGAAGAAAAAGGTGCATTTACCGGTGAGATTTCACCATCTATGTTAGAAAAAATGGGTGTTGACTATGTGATAATAGGACATAGTGAGAGAAGACAATACTTTAATGAAACAGATGAAACTGTAAATAAGAAAGTAAAGAAAACTTTTGAACATAATATGATTCCTATAATATGCTGTGGTGAAACATTAGAAGAAAGAGAAGCAAATGTAACAAACGAAGTTTTAGGAAGACAGATAAAATTAGATCTAGCAGGACTTACGAATGAACAAATTCAACAATTAGTAGTTGCTTATGAACCAATATGGGCTATTGGTACTGGAAAGACGGCAACAGATGAACAGGCAAATAAAACTATAGGATATATAAGAAGTGTCATAGCTTCAATATATGGAAAAGAAACTGCAGAAAAAACTAGAATTCAATATGGTGGATCTGTTAAACCTGCTACAATAAAGGCTCAGATGGCTAAACCAGAAATAGATGGAGCATTGGTTGGTGGAGCAAGTTTAAAAGCTGCTGATTTTTCAGCAATAGTAAATTATTAA